In the Styela clava chromosome 8, kaStyClav1.hap1.2, whole genome shotgun sequence genome, one interval contains:
- the LOC120346688 gene encoding uncharacterized protein LOC120346688 encodes MKILPLLVLSYSLTSCFCEDEAVLHCSPKPGCQISQCDPIPSGWGGLGFNIEKHLHAKEFPITCKTTNIAKFQNPYGLLSAVSRNALDISHIRSKLKALESTVNENKTKDYESENSGYVDLSNKFEELSGKIEDIQKLTAHQSQAINYILHTLIDHTTKMKNLKRKTAEQSSKTTDIIDENTNQLPRIRKEYEKDSNYSEDFAELRATNKMLKQQLEDQKKTLRWNLRDKCISKIEHACYFTVVHSRTQVNYKTAVEICKDRGADIGVIRDNDSYTEIMNDLRFKMPRGTFYNDVWTGLGFNPFTGEITPANSFTEWINEKPYMGVLTRDYTNVFLHVNRNPAHWKQGMRNVKPNEHFYGVVCEIKL; translated from the exons ATGAAAATTTTACCTTTACTGGTTCTAAGCTACAGCCTCACATCATGCTTTTGTGAAGATGAAGCAGTGCTTCACTGCTCACCCAAACCAGGGTGCCAGATTTCACAATGTGATCCAATACCCAGCGGATGGGGCGGCTTAGGCTTCAACATTGAAAAACACCTTCATGCAAAAGAATTCCCGATTACCTGCAAAACAACGAATATTGCTAAATTTCAGAATCCTTACGGTTTGCTTTCTGCTGTATCCAGAAATGCGTTAG ATATCAGTCATATCAGATCAAAATTGAAAGCGTTGGAAAGTACTGTCAATGAAAACAAGACAAAAGACTATGAAAGTGAAAATTCGG GATACGTGGATCTGAGCAACAAATTCGAGGAACTATCGGGTAAGATCGAAGATATCCAGAAGTTAACTGCACATCAATCTCAGGCAATAAACTACATACTGCATACCCTTATCGACCACACTACCAAAATGAAGAATCTAAAAAGGAAAACTGCAGAACAATCGTCGAAAACAACTGATATAATTGATGAAAATACCAATCAATTGCCCCGAATACGAAAAGAATACGAAAAGG ATTCTAATTATTCTGAAGACTTTGCTGAATTGAGAGCAACGAATAAGATGCTGAAACAACAGCTTGAGGACCAGAAGAAAACGCTTCGTTGGAATTTGAGAG atAAGTGCATATCAAAAATTGAGCATGCATGCTATTTCACGGTGGTACATTCAAGAACGCAAGTCAACTACAAAACAGCAGTCGAAATCTGTAAAGATCGTGGTGCGGACATCGGTGTGATTCGAGATAATGATTCCTACACTGAGATCATGAATGACTTGAGATTTAAAATGCCAAGAGGCACATTTTACAATGACGTTTGGACCGGATTGGGCTTCAATCCATTT ACGGGCGAGATCACACCTGCTAATTCCTTTACTGAATGGATCAACGAAAAGCCATACATGGGAGTTTTGACCAGGGATTACACAAACGTTTTCCTCCACGTCAATCGTAATCCAGCTCACTGGAAACAAGGCATGAGAAATGTGAAGCCTAATGAGCATTTTTACGGGGTTGTTTGTGAGATCAAGCTCTAG
- the LOC144425737 gene encoding cytochrome c oxidase subunit 6C-like has translation MSGSVTQTAGAIPKAPMAQGPIPKPEMRGMCIKFVRRWSFPAIAITAASYVAGYFLMYEKHRKQYDTYIKNLDPDKMFEEIKEYGGFKSVKASWQE, from the exons ATGTCAGGATCGGTAACGCAAACCGCGGGAGCCATACCAAAAGCTCCGATGGCACAGGGACCAATTCCAAAGCCAGAGATGAGAGGCATGTGCATCAAATTTGTTCGCCGTTGGAGTTTCCCAGCCATAGCGATCACCGCTGCTTCCTATGTTGCTGGATAT tTCCTCATGTATGAAAAGCACCGTAAACAATACGACACCTACATCAAGAATTTGGATCCAGATAAAATGTTTGAAGAAATCAAAGAATATGGAGGTTTCAAGTCTGTGAAAGCATCATGGCAGGAATAG